A single window of Rhodamnia argentea isolate NSW1041297 chromosome 5, ASM2092103v1, whole genome shotgun sequence DNA harbors:
- the LOC115749677 gene encoding uncharacterized protein HI_0077 → MRPGEEEDEEEAETLVEAALRVLNTPDPFEKARLGDSVATRWLQGAIPRPYDPSVDLPVPDRPARLTNVKLVSPGLMPKLGKAGSLQSRQAIVHSLAHTESWAIDLSWDIIARFGKQESMPREFFTDFVKVAQDEGRHFTLLASRLEELGSFYGALPAHDGLWDSATATSKDLLARLAVEHCVHEARGLDVLPTTISRFRSGGDDKTADLLENVVYPEEITHCAAGVRWFKFLCLRLRNSPVRAIKVGEGEMGNQEDAEVVQKFHEVVRNHFRGSLKPPFNEDARKAAGFGPKWYEPLAFKEASQE, encoded by the exons ATGAGGCCaggggaggaagaagacgaagaagaagcagagacaCTAGTGGAAGCCGCGCTGAGAGTCCTGAACACGCCCGACCCCTTCGAAAAGGCCCGACTCGGCGACTCGGTCGCGACCCGGTGGCTCCAAGGCGCCATCCCCCGACCCTACGACCCTTCCGTGGACCTCCCCGTGCCGGATCGCCCCGCCAGGCTCACCAAT GTTAAGCTTGTGTCGCCCGGTCTCATGCCCAAGCTTGGGAAAGCGGGCAGCTTGCAGAGCAGGCAGGCCATCGTGCACAGTCTTGCGCACACCGAGAGCTGGGCTATTGACTTGTCCTGG GATATAATTGCTCGCTTTGGTAAGCAAGAGTCAATGCCAAGAGAGTTCTTCACTGATTTCGTGAAGGTGGCCCAAGATGAAGGTCGACACTTTACCCTCCTTGCATCTAGGCTGGAGGAATTGGGTTCCTTTTATGGCGCATTGCCTGCCCATGATGGCCTTTGGGATTCTGCCACTGCTACTTCAAAGGATCTGCTGGCCCGTCTAGCCGTTGAACACTGTGTCCATGAG GCTAGAGGACTTGATGTCCTACCGACCACAATATCACGTTTCCGCAGCGGAGGTGATGATAAAACAGCTGATTTGCTGGAAAATGTCGTTTATCCTGAAGAAATCACGCACTGTGCTGCTGGAGTTAGATGGTTCAAGTTTCTGTGTTTGAGGTTGCGCAATTCCCCTGTTAGAGCGATTAAGGTGGGAGAAGGGGAAATGGGAAACCAGGAGGACGCCGAAGTCGTTCAGAAGTTCCACGAGGTAGTAAGGAATCACTTCAGGGGATCATTGAAACCGCCTTTTAACGAGGATGCGAGGAAAGCTGCAGGGTTCGGTCCTAAATGGTATGAACCTCTTGCCTTCAAAGAGGCCAGCCAAGAATGA